In the genome of Xenopus laevis strain J_2021 chromosome 1S, Xenopus_laevis_v10.1, whole genome shotgun sequence, one region contains:
- the wbp1.S gene encoding WW domain binding protein 1 S homeolog isoform X1: MGKEGGLGAPGFWFLWSVLILLSCCCAYRHRRAKLHLQHQQRQREINLITYQRASHYSPSTLDLRVLASFKLPAYEEVACRPTTPPPPYSSILNPFGPPSSPPPSLEDTASPSTEPSSCCSCNSDCETSGSSSSFSLQVTDETGASQGSTASWEESPEEEEQGAIGRGAAFSSYVDLFEGGSHIFWAIEEEEEEDDDEEEEERYRRRRLTGDSGIEVCRCQIVGEEEERSDPHDSPGCAERNKTEGGESPLEKDEVEADSPVQPV; this comes from the exons ATGGGAAAGGAAGGAGGACTCGGGGCGCCTG GGTTCTGGTTTCTATGGAGCGTCCTGATCCTTCTGAGCTGCTGTTGTGCCTACCGACACCGCCGTGCAAAACTGCACCTGCAGCACCAGCAGAGACAGAGGGAGATCAACCTGATCACTTACCAACGTGCCTCACACTACTCACCCTCTACACTGGATCTCA GAGTGTTGGCATCTTTTAAGCTCCCGGCTTATGAGGAAGTTGCGTGCCGTCCCACAACCCCTCCACCTCCATACAGCTCCATCCTCAACCCATTTGGACCGCCTTCTTCCCCACCCCCATCACTGGAGGACACAGCCTCCCCTAGTACggagccctccagctgttgctctTGTAACTCAGACTGTGAGACTTCAGGCAGTAGCTCGTCCTTCTCTCTGCAGGTCACAGATGAGACCGGGGCGAGCCAGGGAAGCACGGCCAGTTGGGAGGAGAGTccggaggaggaggagcaggGGGCCATTGGCAGGGGGGCTGCCTTCTCTTCCTATGTGGACTTGTTTGAGGGAGGCAGCCATATCTTCTGGGCCattgaggaggaagaggaggaggatgatgatgaggaggaagaagagcgTTACAGACGGCGGAGGCTGACGGGGGACTCTGGGATAGAGGTGTGCCGCTGTCAGATAGTGGGAGAGGAAGAGGAAAGGAGCGACCCACATGACAGTCCTGGGTGCGCAGAGAGAAATAAAACAGAGGGTGGGGAGTCTCCATTAGAGAAGGACGAGGTAGAGGCAGACTCACCTGTGCAGCCCGTATGA
- the wbp1.S gene encoding WW domain binding protein 1 S homeolog (The RefSeq protein has 3 substitutions, 1 non-frameshifting indel compared to this genomic sequence) produces MDNSGGLWERKEDSGRLAQEQCPGVNSRPYVCETGHCCGENGCCTYYYELWWFWFLWSVLILLSCCCAYRHRRAKLHLQHQQRQREINLITYQRASHYSPSTLDLRVLASFKLPAYEEVACRPTTPPPPYSSILNPFGPPSSPPPSLEDTASPSTEPSSCCSCNSDCETSGSSSSFSLQVTDETGASQGSTASWEESPEEEEQGAIGRGAAFSSYVDLFEGGSHICWAIEEEEEDDDDDDEEEEERYRRRRLTGDSGIEVCRCQIVGEEEERSDPHDSPGCAERNKTEGGESPLEKDEVEADSPVQPV; encoded by the exons ATGGACAACAGCGGGGGATTATGGGAAAGGAAGGAGGACTCGGGGCGCCTG GCTCAGGAGCAGTGCCCTGGGGTGAACAGCCGACCCTATGTGTGTGAGACGGGTCACTGCTGTGGGGAGACCGGCTGCTGCACCTACTACTATGAGCTGTGGT GGTTCTGGTTTCTATGGAGCGTCCTGATCCTTCTGAGCTGCTGTTGTGCCTACCGACACCGCCGTGCAAAACTGCACCTGCAGCACCAGCAGAGACAGAGGGAGATCAACCTGATCACTTACCAACGTGCCTCACACTACTCACCCTCTACACTGGATCTCA GAGTGTTGGCATCTTTTAAGCTCCCGGCTTATGAGGAAGTTGCGTGCCGTCCCACAACCCCTCCACCTCCATACAGCTCCATCCTCAACCCATTTGGACCGCCTTCTTCCCCACCCCCATCACTGGAGGACACAGCCTCCCCTAGTACggagccctccagctgttgctctTGTAACTCAGACTGTGAGACTTCAGGCAGTAGCTCGTCCTTCTCTCTGCAGGTCACAGATGAGACCGGGGCGAGCCAGGGAAGCACGGCCAGTTGGGAGGAGAGTccggaggaggaggagcaggGGGCCATTGGCAGGGGGGCTGCCTTCTCTTCCTATGTGGACTTGTTTGAGGGAGGCAGCCATATCTTCTGGGCCattgaggaggaagaggaggaggatgatgatgaggaggaagaagagcgTTACAGACGGCGGAGGCTGACGGGGGACTCTGGGATAGAGGTGTGCCGCTGTCAGATAGTGGGAGAGGAAGAGGAAAGGAGCGACCCACATGACAGTCCTGGGTGCGCAGAGAGAAATAAAACAGAGGGTGGGGAGTCTCCATTAGAGAAGGACGAGGTAGAGGCAGACTCACCTGTGCAGCCCGTATGA